From one Lolium rigidum isolate FL_2022 chromosome 4, APGP_CSIRO_Lrig_0.1, whole genome shotgun sequence genomic stretch:
- the LOC124646755 gene encoding geraniol 8-hydroxylase-like, producing the protein MADLQWRAMFSVGLDEATSREMHVFAREAVAFSLKPNVSDFFPALAAADLQSVRRVFTRHLARVYQLIDQQIDQRSHDREAAGGGGARKDDLLDTMLDMEEHGKNDVDNSLVNINRDFIRSFLTDIFLAAIDTISSTVEWEMAELLQDQRIMTTLQQELKMVGSQLKMVLGSKTHVEYSDINQLPYLEAVVKETLRVHAVVPLVPNKAEATVEIQGYTIPKGSTVLVNLWAIHHDPEVWTEPDKFLPERFMQHEDINFQGADFRFIPFSAGRRICLGLPLATRMLHAMLGSLLHRFEWTLPLDGKENGVDMSEKLGLTMTMATPLQVIAKPR; encoded by the exons ATGGCGGACCTGCAGTGGCGCGCCATGTTCTCGGTCGGGCTCGACGAGGCCACGTCCCGCGAGATGCACGTGTTCGCGCGGGAGGCCGTGGCCTTCTCCCTCAAGCCCAACGTCTCCGACTTCTTCCCGGCGCTCGCGGCCGCCGACCTCCAGAGCGTGCGGCGCGTCTTCACGAGGCACCTGGCGAGGGTTTACCAGCTCATCGACCAACAGATTGATCAGCGCAGCCATGACCGGGAAGCTGCAGGAGGCGGCGGTGCGCGTAAGGACGACTTGTTGGACACGATGCTCGACATGGAGGAGCATGGGaagaacgacgtcgacaacagctTGGTGAACATCAACCGGGAttttatcaggtcatttctcacG GACATATTTCTTGCAGCCATCGACACAATCTCGAGTACAGTTGAGTGGGAAATGGCTGAATTACTACAAGATCAACGAATTATGACAACACTACAACAAGAACTCAAAATg gttggttctcaactcAAAATGGTCCTTGGCTCAAAGACACACGTTGAATACTCCGACATCAACCAACTTCCCTACCTCGAAGCAGTTGTGAAAGAAACACTTCGTGTGCACGCGGTTGTGCCACTGGTACCAAACAAGGCCGAGGCCACGGTGGAGATACAAGGCTACACCATCCCCAAAGGGAGCACTGTTTTGGTGAACTTGTGGGCGATCCATCATGACCCTGAGGTATGGACGGAGCCGGACAAGTTCCTCCCGGAGAGGTTCATGCAGCACGAGGACATCAATTTCCAAGGGGCAGACTTCAGGTTCATCCCGTTCAGCGCCGGGAGGCGCATCTGCCTCGGCTTGCCGCTCGCGACCAGGATGCTTCACGCCATGCTCGGCTCGCTGTTGCATCGTTTTGAATGGACACTGCCACTAGATGGCAAGGAAAATGGTGTGGATATGTCGGAGAAGCTTGggttgacgatgacgatggctacTCCCCTCCAAGTTATAGCCAAGCCAAGATAA